The DNA region GACGGCGGTGACCGGCGTGTCAGGGTCGGGCAAATCGAGCCTGGTGAGCCAGGCCCTGCTGGAGTTGATGACGGACCGCCTGGGCGAAGGCGAGGCGGCAGCGACGATGGGCGAGGAGGCCGACGACCGGCTCGACCTCGAGCGAACTCCAGACCAGCCCACCGCCGGCCGCATCGTCGAGGGTGGCGAGCGCATCAAGCGGCTCGTCTGCGTCGACCAGAAACCGATTGGTCGGACCCCACGATCGAACCTGGCGACCTACACCGGCCTGTTCGACCACGTGCGCAAGCTGTTTGCGGCGACGCGACCGGCGCGGGCGCGCAAGTACGGCCCCGGCCGCTTCTCCTTCAATGTCGCCGCAGGCCGGTGTGCACAATGCGCGGGCGAAGGCTTCGTGATGGTCGAGCTGCTGTTCCTGCCCAGCGTGTACACGCCGTGTCCGACGTGCCATGGCGCGCGCTACAACGCGAAGACCCTGGAGATACGCCTGCGTGACAAGACGATCGCCGACGTGCTCGAGATGACCGTCGATGAGGCGGCCGCATTCTTCACCGACCACGCCGCGCTGCGGAGCTCCCTCGAGGTGCTGCGCCGCGTGGGCGTGGGCTACCTGCGGCTTGGCCAATCGGCCACCGAGCTCTCCGGCGGCGAGGCGCAACGGATCAAGCTGGCCACCGAGCTCCAGCGCAGCGGCCGTGGCGAGACGCTCTACGTGCTGGACGAGCCGACCACGGGCCTGCATCCGGCCGACGTCGAGCGCCTCCTGTTGCAGCTCGAAGGCCTCGTCGAGGCCGGCCACACGGTCGTGGTCGTCGAGCATGACATGCAGGTCATCGCCGCCAGCGACTGGGTCATCGACATCGGCCCTGGTGCTGGCGCCGAGGGCGGCCGCGTTGTCGCGGCAGGCGTGCCGGCTGACGTGGCCAGATCGAGCGACAGCCGCACCGCTCCTTACCTGGCGCGGACACTGGCGCCGTCGGCGACGCACCGCGGCACGCACCAGGCCGAGAGATCGAGCGGGAGGTAGGGACCTGCCCTGACGGGACCTCAACGCCGAGGTGTCGCGTCACCGCAGCCTTGTGGCGAGCGCGTCCGTCCCCGCCGCCCAGGTGACACCCTCGGCATTCGAGTACATGGCTCGTTCGACGACCAGTTGCGCGGGGGTGGCCCCGATGCTCTCGATCACGGCTCCGAACCGCCGGCCACGCGCGACCGGGAAGTCCGTGAAGACGTCGACGTTGAGCCGGCTGGTGGGCGCGAGCGGGAACGAGCGATCGGCGGTGGTGCCGTCCTCGAAGTAGAGGGTGACCCGCGCCAGTCCCGGCGTCGGCGAGGTGTTGGCCACGAGGATGTACGTGCTGGTATCGGTCGCTCCCCCGAGTGCGCCTTCAGCCAGCGCCCAACGGGTCCCGGTCGACGGTGCGCCAGCACTGTTGTGTCCCTCGTGCCAGGTGAGGGCGCTCCCCGGCCACCACATCGATCGCTCGACGATCAGCGGTACGCCATTGGTCGAAGCGATCGTCGTCGACACGGCGGTGTTGGCCAGCGGCCGCTGGCCGGACCCCGCGGGCAGTTCCTCTTCGTCGACCCAGATCGTGAAGCGACTGCGGGCCGGGACCACGAACGACTTCAGTCGCGTGGTCCCATCGGGGAGCAGGAACGTCGCCGTGACGTCGGCATCGACCGCGCCGGGGTTGGCAATCAGCACGAAGAGATCGAAGTAGGGCCCGGTGCTCCCTTCGGCAAGGAACCACGTCGGCGAGGGCGCCGTGATGCCGGCGCTGGCGTGGCCCGCGGCAAACGTCTGGCCCGTCCCGTCCCGATACATCGCCCGCTCCGCGATGATTGGCACGCCGTTCTGCACCTCGACGACCGCCGAGACTTCGGCCGCCGCCAGCGCCGCGTCCTCGACGTTGACCCACACGTTGAAGCGGCTGGCCGGCGGGACGACGTATTGACGCTCGATCGCCACGGCAGGCGCTGGGCGCAGGTAGGTGATCTTGACCATCGACGCAGATGCCGAGGGATTCTGCAGCAAGTAGAAGAGACTGAAGCCGCCGATCGTGGCGCCCTCGGCGAGGTACCACGTCAACGCTGGGTCGACGGTACTGGTCTCGGCGTGACTGCCATACGCGGTCGCTCCCCAGTACATCGTCCGGTCGGCCACCACGGGGACGTCGGACTCGACGACGGTCGAGAACTCCGTCGATTCCAGCCCGGCCAGCGTTCGCGGGGCGACGGTCTGCCGCGACTGCGGCAGCATCGTCAGCGTGTGCGTGACGGTCGAGCCCGTGCCCTTGAGGAACCGCATCGTGACGTTGGCCGGCGCCTCGGTCGCATTGAGCAGTGCCAACGACGTGTCGAAGAATCCCGTCGCGCCCTCGGCGAAGTACCGCTTGAACGCGCCGAGTGTCGCGGTGAACGATGCCGCCGACTCGGTGACGTCGGCCTGCAGGTTGGCAAACCGGCGACTGGCCGGTGCGAACGTGAAGCCGGACCTGGCCACGCCAACATCGTAGGTCGCACCCGGGGCGAGGGCGTCGAACGTGTAGCGGCCCTCGGCGTCACTCATCGTCGTCTCGGCTCGGTCGCCGCTGAGCGTCACGGTGACCCCCGCCAACGGCGACCCGTTGAGATCGCGTACCCGCCCCGTCACCTGCATCGCGCGCGTCGCGGCGAAGCCGGCCGCCGCGTTGCCTGACGGCGTCAGCGTCGTCGATGTCGGCGTGAAGAGGTATCCGG from Luteitalea sp. TBR-22 includes:
- a CDS encoding carboxypeptidase regulatory-like domain-containing protein yields the protein MSTLDGRRGVWRRVGLAIAAWVASGAVAAAATFVVTSAADSGPGSFRQALLDAAANGAGPYDYILFSLPGPGPHVIQLATELPPIPGPVFIDGYSQTGAQANTREIGNDAAIVVQIDGGGVLPVGLRVSSSGVTVSGLSVTRFTTAGVMLTGGGSSSVSIAGNFIGLTPAGGPSGNGAGVVIGNAGGAFGGGVIGGPSVRDRNVISANVQEGIVVANDARSLRIVNNYIGTNPAGTFALGNAVGIRFHGPGGETAGATAGNNQIGSPMSFGNVVSGNLGHGIVLSGAAPTYVAANLIGAAADRVSLVGTAHYSGWASGGHGILIEAANGVSSSGHEIVGNLVRNNRLDGIRVMDGTGTRLQRNTVFWNGGLDIDLSGDGPTANDPGDGDTGPNGKQNFPVLTHVVAVALDRLRVSGTLESTPNTSVRLEFFNARGCRTSSHGGGEVYAGSFEIMTDSAGLAEFSGSITTPGDEYQLVSATATSSSGDSSEYSECGFVQPLLVELTGMVTFNGQPQAGVDVVLGGYSWGTRTTGSDGRYAFGNLTAGKSYTITPTLAGYLFTPTSTTLTPSGNAAAGFAATRAMQVTGRVRDLNGSPLAGVTVTLSGDRAETTMSDAEGRYTFDALAPGATYDVGVARSGFTFAPASRRFANLQADVTESAASFTATLGAFKRYFAEGATGFFDTSLALLNATEAPANVTMRFLKGTGSTVTHTLTMLPQSRQTVAPRTLAGLESTEFSTVVESDVPVVADRTMYWGATAYGSHAETSTVDPALTWYLAEGATIGGFSLFYLLQNPSASASMVKITYLRPAPAVAIERQYVVPPASRFNVWVNVEDAALAAAEVSAVVEVQNGVPIIAERAMYRDGTGQTFAAGHASAGITAPSPTWFLAEGSTGPYFDLFVLIANPGAVDADVTATFLLPDGTTRLKSFVVPARSRFTIWVDEEELPAGSGQRPLANTAVSTTIASTNGVPLIVERSMWWPGSALTWHEGHNSAGAPSTGTRWALAEGALGGATDTSTYILVANTSPTPGLARVTLYFEDGTTADRSFPLAPTSRLNVDVFTDFPVARGRRFGAVIESIGATPAQLVVERAMYSNAEGVTWAAGTDALATRLR